One segment of Neodiprion fabricii isolate iyNeoFabr1 chromosome 1, iyNeoFabr1.1, whole genome shotgun sequence DNA contains the following:
- the LOC124187148 gene encoding eukaryotic translation initiation factor 4E type 2, with protein MSNKFDALKTSDDSGDDDLQSRDSQRAEKDTLPPIEISPNEHKLQYAYCLWYSRRNPGKQTNIQSYDQNLKLVGRFASVEQFWGLYSHLVRPSELTTHTDFHLFKAGIKPMWEDEANQRGGKWIVRLRKGLVSRCWENLVMAMLGEQFMVGEEICGAVVSIRFQEDIICVWNKTASDAATTARIRDTLRRVLYLPASASMEYKTHNDSLKHLNMIPQHQHH; from the exons ATGTCCAACAAATTTGACGC CTTGAAGACAAGCGACGACAGCGGTGATGACGATTTGCAGTCCAGAGATAGTCAGCGAGCTGAAAAAGACACATTG CCCCCCATAGAGATAAGTCCAAACGAGCACAAACTCCAGTACGCATATTGCCTCTGGTATAGCAGACGGAACCCTGGGAAACAGACAAATATCCAAAGTTATGACCAGAATTTAAAGCTCGTTGGGAGGTTTGCTAGTGTAGAACAATTCTGGGGCCTCTACAGCCACTTAGTCAGACCTTCGGAACTCACTACGCACAcagattttcatttattcaaagcAGGAATTAAACCGATGTGGGAG gaTGAAGCTAATCAAAGAGGAGGAAAATGGATTGTCAGGTTAAGAAAAGGTTTAGTTTCGCGCTGTTGGGAAAATCTTGTGATGGCAATGTTAGGTGAGCAATTTATGGTTGGCGAGGAAATATGTGGCGCAGTCGTATCTATACGATTTCAG gagGATATAATCTGCGTGTGGAACAAAACTGCATCGGATGCCGCAACTACAGCTAGAATTAGAGATACGTTGAGGCGTGTGTTATATCTTCCTGCCAGTGCCTCTATGGAATACAAGACTCACAACGATAGCCTCaa gcATCTTAATATGATACCGCAACACCAACATCACTGA
- the LOC124187124 gene encoding motile sperm domain-containing protein 1-like isoform X2: MQPPPIAVTSGKVPVFVFPQSITFYLDDQSTHKQVLTLYNPYDIPIKFKVLSTAPNKYKVVDPEGILKAHCFVDIVVRHTALTIANCNVVDKFRIKMQEHPSKQGIGKRDVEARLLSGTYESIERSNLEQEMFQHLPTNEGKQQTSYALTPQNKQIDRGTNYVALVAGIVCIAALFLPTEGEHSPRIPDYLHLSVNFKLIFSFVLAWNSRRWATAAYDLFEFRQRSAHG, translated from the exons ATGCAACCACCACCAATAGCAGTAACATCTGGAAAAGTGCCAGTTTTCGTCTTTCCTCAAAGCATTACGTTTTACCTGGATGATCAGTCGACTCATAAACAAGTTCTCACCCTATACAACCCTTACGATATACCGATAAAATTCAAAG TGCTGAGCACGGCGCCTAATAAATACAAAGTCGTTGATCCTGAAGGAATACTCAAAGCACATTGCTTTGTCGACATAGTTGTAAGGCACACAGCTCTCACAATAGCAAACTGTAACGTGGTCGATAAGTTTAGAATAAAAATGCAGGAACATCCATCAAAGCAG GGAATAGGTAAACGAGACGTGGAAGCAAGACTTTTAAGTGGAACGTATGAATCTATCGAGAGAAGTAACCTGGAACAGGAAATGTTTCAACACTTACCAACTAACGAAGGAAAGCAGCAAACTTCCTATGCGCTTACACCTCAGAATAAACAAATTGATa GAGGGACAAATTATGTGGCGTTAGTAGCTGGCATTGTTTGCATAGCGGCGCTTTTCTTGCCTACCGAAGGGGAGCACAGTCCTAGAATTCCTGACTATCTACATCTCTCCGTTAACTTCaagcttatattttcatttgtattaG CTTGGAACTCCCGACGTTGGGCTACGGCTGCGTATGATTTATTCGAATTTCGTCAAAGATCCGCTCACGGATGA
- the LOC124187124 gene encoding motile sperm domain-containing protein 1-like isoform X1, protein MQPPPIAVTSGKVPVFVFPQSITFYLDDQSTHKQVLTLYNPYDIPIKFKVLSTAPNKYKVVDPEGILKAHCFVDIVVRHTALTIANCNVVDKFRIKMQEHPSKQGIGKRDVEARLLSGTYESIERSNLEQEMFQHLPTNEGKQQTSYALTPQNKQIDRGTNYVALVAGIVCIAALFLPTEGEHSPRIPDYLHLSVNFKLIFSFVLDVVLKYSYNFKICHLSFNFVKTSLELPTLGYGCV, encoded by the exons ATGCAACCACCACCAATAGCAGTAACATCTGGAAAAGTGCCAGTTTTCGTCTTTCCTCAAAGCATTACGTTTTACCTGGATGATCAGTCGACTCATAAACAAGTTCTCACCCTATACAACCCTTACGATATACCGATAAAATTCAAAG TGCTGAGCACGGCGCCTAATAAATACAAAGTCGTTGATCCTGAAGGAATACTCAAAGCACATTGCTTTGTCGACATAGTTGTAAGGCACACAGCTCTCACAATAGCAAACTGTAACGTGGTCGATAAGTTTAGAATAAAAATGCAGGAACATCCATCAAAGCAG GGAATAGGTAAACGAGACGTGGAAGCAAGACTTTTAAGTGGAACGTATGAATCTATCGAGAGAAGTAACCTGGAACAGGAAATGTTTCAACACTTACCAACTAACGAAGGAAAGCAGCAAACTTCCTATGCGCTTACACCTCAGAATAAACAAATTGATa GAGGGACAAATTATGTGGCGTTAGTAGCTGGCATTGTTTGCATAGCGGCGCTTTTCTTGCCTACCGAAGGGGAGCACAGTCCTAGAATTCCTGACTATCTACATCTCTCCGTTAACTTCaagcttatattttcatttgtattaG ATGTTGTTCTCAAATATTCTTACAATTTCAAGATTTGTCACTTATCATTCAATTTCGTGAAAACCAGCTTGGAACTCCCGACGTTGGGCTACGGCTGCGTATGA
- the LOC124187124 gene encoding motile sperm domain-containing protein 1-like isoform X3: MQPPPIAVTSGKVPVFVFPQSITFYLDDQSTHKQVLTLYNPYDIPIKFKVLSTAPNKYKVVDPEGILKAHCFVDIVVRHTALTIANCNVVDKFRIKMQEHPSKQGIGKRDVEARLLSGTYESIERSNLEQEMFQHLPTNEGKQQTSYALTPQNKQIDRGTNYVALVAGIVCIAALFLPTEGEHSPRIPDYLHLSVNFKLIFSFVLGMVTIIVLRL, encoded by the exons ATGCAACCACCACCAATAGCAGTAACATCTGGAAAAGTGCCAGTTTTCGTCTTTCCTCAAAGCATTACGTTTTACCTGGATGATCAGTCGACTCATAAACAAGTTCTCACCCTATACAACCCTTACGATATACCGATAAAATTCAAAG TGCTGAGCACGGCGCCTAATAAATACAAAGTCGTTGATCCTGAAGGAATACTCAAAGCACATTGCTTTGTCGACATAGTTGTAAGGCACACAGCTCTCACAATAGCAAACTGTAACGTGGTCGATAAGTTTAGAATAAAAATGCAGGAACATCCATCAAAGCAG GGAATAGGTAAACGAGACGTGGAAGCAAGACTTTTAAGTGGAACGTATGAATCTATCGAGAGAAGTAACCTGGAACAGGAAATGTTTCAACACTTACCAACTAACGAAGGAAAGCAGCAAACTTCCTATGCGCTTACACCTCAGAATAAACAAATTGATa GAGGGACAAATTATGTGGCGTTAGTAGCTGGCATTGTTTGCATAGCGGCGCTTTTCTTGCCTACCGAAGGGGAGCACAGTCCTAGAATTCCTGACTATCTACATCTCTCCGTTAACTTCaagcttatattttcatttgtattaG GTATGGTCACGATAATTGTACTGAGGCTATAA